In Crinalium epipsammum PCC 9333, the genomic window TGGTGAAGCATGGGCAATATTGCTATCAAAAAACACTGCCGAACCCGCCGGAGCTTTAATAGCATACATTCCATATTTTAACGCTAATTCTTGAACTATTTCTTGAGGAAGTGAATATTTGAGATTAGCCGTAAAACTCAGCAGCCATTCCTGTTTTTTGTCTCCAGTTAAATTATTATTTATTTCTTGAAGCTGTGGTGAAGTGACATCAATCATCCCTTCCTTGTGAGAGCCAGGAATGACAAATAATGCACCATTAAACTCATTCATGTCATCCAATAAAATCATAGCATTCATAATTCTGGGTGTCAGAAGTCCATCTTGTTTCCGCCAAAAAATAAAATCTTGATGCCATTGCCAAAAATCACCACTAAAGGCAGCTTTGGCGTTAATCTTAAATTGATATACATATACTTGGCTACCTAAAATTTGCCGAGCAGGGCTAACAATTTTAGGATGACGAGTTAAACGCTTAAAAAGCTGATTAGTGCTATGCGAACCATGTACAGCCCTGACTGTATCCCCGTCTTTTTCTAAAACTCTTC contains:
- a CDS encoding phytanoyl-CoA dioxygenase family protein produces the protein MELTQEQFNTYQKEGFLVVPEYFSQLEVENMKGELPALFAEDSPRRVLEKDGDTVRAVHGSHSTNQLFKRLTRHPKIVSPARQILGSQVYVYQFKINAKAAFSGDFWQWHQDFIFWRKQDGLLTPRIMNAMILLDDMNEFNGALFVIPGSHKEGMIDVTSPQLQEINNNLTGDKKQEWLLSFTANLKYSLPQEIVQELALKYGMYAIKAPAGSAVFFDSNIAHASPNNISPFSRSIVIVTYNSVENIPVPVENPRPEFIVSRDYLPVEALSGDALLLPSLI